The Sporosarcina ureae genome includes a region encoding these proteins:
- a CDS encoding acyltransferase encodes MRRTERHPSKGDANSLWHIYRTVSIFKVAKNFIVIQIARYTPFVSWKNVFYRLFLRMKVGKHTAFALMVVPDVMFPERISVGENSIIGFNTTILAHEYLIDEYRIGDVEIGNHVLIGANTTILPGVKIGDGAIVSAASLVNKDIPAGTFAGGNPVRIIYTAEEMAERAARESK; translated from the coding sequence ATGAGACGCACGGAGCGGCATCCTTCCAAAGGGGATGCAAATTCCCTCTGGCATATTTACCGTACGGTTTCGATTTTTAAAGTAGCCAAAAATTTCATCGTGATTCAAATTGCGCGGTACACTCCGTTCGTTTCATGGAAAAATGTTTTCTATCGATTGTTCTTGCGAATGAAAGTTGGGAAACATACGGCTTTTGCGCTGATGGTTGTACCGGATGTCATGTTTCCAGAACGAATTTCTGTTGGGGAAAACTCTATAATTGGGTTTAATACAACGATTTTAGCGCATGAATACTTGATAGATGAATACCGTATTGGAGATGTGGAAATAGGCAATCATGTTCTGATTGGAGCCAATACGACAATTTTACCAGGCGTTAAAATTGGTGATGGTGCGATTGTTTCCGCTGCGTCACTCGTCAATAAAGATATTCCGGCCGGTACATTTGCTGGCGGAAATCCGGTGCGTATTATATATACAGCTGAAGAAATGGCGGAACGTGCGGCACGTGAAAGCAAATGA
- the ppaX gene encoding pyrophosphatase PpaX, which produces MTNQPITTLLFDFDGTLADTNELILSSFQHVLEKHFPGRFEREEMLPFIGPTLHDTFSSIAPDMTEQLIAEYREWNLANHDAYVTEFEGVTDTLRKLYDLGLKMAVVSTKKRDMVERGINLLGIASYFDTVIGLDDITNPKPDPEPLLLALTRLDRTAEESLMIGDNFHDILGGQNAGTRTAAVAWALKGEEYLQTFKPDYMLQHMSDLLKITAGIKL; this is translated from the coding sequence TTGACTAATCAACCAATTACTACATTATTATTTGATTTTGACGGAACGCTTGCAGATACAAATGAATTAATACTCTCTTCTTTCCAACATGTATTGGAAAAACATTTCCCTGGACGTTTCGAACGAGAAGAGATGCTGCCATTCATCGGACCTACATTACATGATACGTTTTCATCGATTGCACCCGATATGACAGAACAACTAATTGCCGAATACCGTGAATGGAATTTGGCGAATCACGATGCATATGTAACTGAATTCGAAGGTGTGACAGATACGCTTCGTAAATTATATGATCTAGGTTTGAAGATGGCAGTCGTTTCCACGAAGAAACGCGACATGGTCGAAAGAGGGATCAACCTTTTGGGAATCGCTTCCTATTTCGATACGGTGATTGGACTCGATGATATCACGAATCCTAAACCCGACCCAGAACCCCTATTACTCGCATTAACACGTCTGGATCGAACAGCGGAAGAGTCACTGATGATCGGGGATAACTTCCACGATATACTCGGTGGACAAAATGCAGGGACACGAACCGCAGCTGTCGCATGGGCACTCAAAGGGGAAGAATATTTGCAGACATTCAAACCTGATTACATGTTGCAACATATGTCGGACTTACTTAAAATAACTGCGGGAATTAAGCTATGA
- a CDS encoding nucleoside recognition domain-containing protein, with amino-acid sequence MTNKNNIALSNTLKNGLQVGFKTTWSLGKIIFPITLLVTILQFTPVLPWLVQLVEPIMHLFGLRGEAAVPIVLGNALNLYAGIAGIISLELTVKEVFIIAIMISFAHNLFIETAVAIKVGVKLWTVLVVRLGLAVLAGVLINVFWTGGNEIAQYGLTPQAEVVPEGFAQIFCLGLEKAAFGVLQLAMIVIPLMLFVQYVKDRNYLERFSTSLAPFTKMIGVKPNASMTLVAGLLIGLAYGAGVMIQAVQEDGVSKRDITLAFIFLMACHAVIEDTLLFLPLGIPIWPLLIIRLVTAIALTITVSILWKQPREKEEVVID; translated from the coding sequence ATGACAAACAAAAATAATATTGCATTATCTAATACGTTGAAAAATGGTTTGCAAGTAGGGTTCAAAACAACGTGGTCACTCGGTAAGATTATTTTCCCTATTACGTTGCTTGTGACTATTTTGCAGTTTACGCCTGTCTTACCTTGGCTTGTGCAGTTGGTTGAACCTATCATGCATCTTTTTGGCTTGCGCGGTGAAGCGGCCGTGCCGATCGTGCTTGGGAATGCATTAAACTTATACGCTGGAATTGCCGGAATCATTTCATTAGAATTAACAGTAAAAGAAGTTTTCATCATTGCTATAATGATCAGTTTTGCGCATAATCTGTTCATCGAAACGGCTGTTGCTATAAAAGTTGGCGTCAAACTATGGACCGTGCTTGTTGTGCGTCTAGGATTAGCTGTGCTAGCTGGAGTGCTAATTAATGTATTCTGGACAGGTGGTAACGAAATCGCACAATACGGTCTAACGCCACAAGCGGAAGTCGTACCGGAAGGCTTTGCGCAGATTTTCTGCCTCGGGCTTGAAAAGGCGGCATTTGGCGTCTTACAACTGGCAATGATCGTTATTCCGTTAATGTTGTTTGTGCAGTACGTGAAAGACCGTAATTACTTAGAGCGTTTTTCTACTAGTTTGGCACCGTTTACAAAAATGATTGGCGTGAAACCGAACGCCTCGATGACACTCGTTGCTGGATTATTAATTGGCTTGGCATATGGCGCAGGCGTCATGATCCAAGCAGTGCAAGAAGATGGCGTATCGAAACGAGATATTACATTGGCGTTCATTTTTTTGATGGCATGCCATGCGGTGATTGAGGATACACTATTATTCTTGCCACTTGGTATACCGATTTGGCCATTATTGATCATTCGGCTCGTGACTGCCATTGCGCTGACTATTACAGTAAGTATTCTATGGAAGCAGCCAAGAGAGAAGGAGGAAGTTGTGATTGACTAA
- the lgt gene encoding prolipoprotein diacylglyceryl transferase — MNVSMLAINPVAISIGSLEVRWYGILIALGIILGFMIVQRDMLKQGMHTDLLTDMLIWAIPISIISARIYYVIFTWDYYRDHPDQIIQIWNGGIAIHGALIGAVITAVIFCKKRGVSFWKVADITAPGLLIGQIIGRWGNFMNQEAHGGPVSQAFKENTIIPDWIMNQMTIDGITYHPTFLYESLWNVVGLILILVIRRMLKMKRGEVFLFYVIWYSIGRFFIEGMRTDSLYVIGSLRAAQLVSVAGVVIGIAILLYRRYAMKVKENYDDKQK; from the coding sequence GTGAATGTATCTATGCTAGCGATTAATCCAGTCGCGATCAGTATTGGCAGCTTAGAAGTTCGCTGGTACGGTATTTTGATCGCGCTCGGAATTATTTTAGGATTTATGATAGTACAACGAGACATGCTGAAGCAGGGAATGCACACTGACTTATTAACGGATATGCTCATTTGGGCGATTCCTATTTCAATTATCAGTGCACGAATTTACTATGTTATTTTCACGTGGGATTATTACCGTGATCATCCTGATCAAATTATTCAAATTTGGAATGGCGGGATTGCCATCCATGGCGCGTTGATCGGTGCGGTCATTACCGCGGTAATATTCTGTAAGAAGCGTGGCGTGTCATTCTGGAAAGTAGCGGATATTACGGCACCTGGTTTATTGATAGGACAAATTATCGGGCGCTGGGGAAATTTCATGAATCAGGAAGCGCATGGCGGTCCGGTTTCACAAGCGTTTAAAGAAAATACGATAATTCCTGATTGGATTATGAATCAAATGACAATTGATGGTATCACGTATCATCCGACATTCTTGTATGAGTCGTTATGGAATGTCGTCGGACTTATTTTGATTTTGGTAATTCGCAGAATGCTGAAGATGAAACGTGGCGAGGTATTCTTGTTTTATGTCATCTGGTATTCAATCGGCAGATTCTTTATTGAAGGGATGCGGACAGATAGTCTGTATGTCATCGGCAGTTTGCGTGCAGCACAGTTAGTATCTGTAGCGGGAGTTGTCATAGGGATTGCCATCTTGTTGTATCGTAGATATGCAATGAAAGTGAAAGAGAACTACGATGACAAACAAAAATAA
- the hprK gene encoding HPr(Ser) kinase/phosphatase — protein MGELTVEDVMNRFGLELIAGHAGIHKQILMSDISRPGLEMAGYFDYYPAERVQLIGRKEMSFLETLSAITRRKRLERLCSVDTPAFIIAHGEEGPKELSQLAEEKDIPVLRTDYKTTQFSGMLTNYLVGQLAPMTTVHGVLVDVYGVGVLITGGSGVGKSETALELIKKGHRLVADDSVEIRQVSDNVLIGTSPKLLKHMLEIRGVGIIDLMTLFGASSVKDDKRVLLAVDLEIWDDKKHYDRLGIDEEKVEILNSQITKLSVPVRPGRNIAVIIEVAAMDYRMKRLGINAAEEFTKRLDQAIADNAELLDEEGRD, from the coding sequence ATGGGTGAATTAACAGTAGAAGATGTGATGAATCGATTCGGATTGGAATTGATTGCTGGGCACGCAGGTATTCATAAACAAATTCTAATGAGTGACATTTCACGGCCAGGGCTTGAGATGGCTGGTTATTTTGATTATTATCCTGCGGAACGTGTGCAGTTGATCGGGCGTAAGGAGATGTCCTTCCTCGAAACATTGTCTGCCATTACGCGAAGAAAACGTTTGGAGCGACTTTGTTCGGTAGATACGCCAGCATTTATTATTGCTCATGGCGAAGAAGGTCCGAAAGAATTGAGCCAATTAGCAGAGGAGAAAGATATTCCGGTTCTTCGGACGGATTATAAGACTACACAGTTTTCGGGGATGTTGACGAATTATTTGGTTGGACAACTCGCTCCGATGACGACAGTGCATGGTGTGCTAGTGGATGTGTATGGTGTGGGTGTGTTGATTACGGGTGGCAGCGGAGTAGGTAAAAGTGAAACTGCGTTAGAACTCATTAAAAAAGGGCATAGACTAGTAGCGGATGATTCCGTTGAGATTCGTCAAGTGTCCGATAATGTCTTGATCGGAACGTCACCGAAATTGTTGAAGCATATGTTGGAGATTCGCGGGGTCGGTATTATCGACTTAATGACGTTGTTTGGAGCGAGTTCTGTGAAAGACGATAAGCGTGTATTGCTAGCGGTCGATTTGGAGATTTGGGATGATAAGAAGCACTATGACCGTCTTGGAATCGATGAAGAGAAGGTAGAAATTCTCAATTCGCAAATTACCAAATTATCCGTACCCGTAAGACCTGGGCGAAATATCGCAGTTATCATTGAAGTAGCGGCGATGGATTATCGAATGAAACGTCTCGGCATTAATGCCGCAGAGGAATTTACTAAGCGTTTGGATCAAGCCATCGCAGATAATGCAGAATTATTAGATGAAGAGGGGCGCGACTAA
- a CDS encoding N-acetylmuramoyl-L-alanine amidase family protein, protein MTLIILDAGHGPDTPGKRTPDGKLREYHFNAAVATLVSEILTKEGLTIKYTHAATRDVPLSERTASANRMKADAFVSIHANAFGTGWHSAQGIETYIYPQASKSSAVLASTVQKALIFACQRPDRGVKKANFAVLRDTNMPAILVECGFMSNQTEAALLQSKTYQRQCARAIAFGILCWEYER, encoded by the coding sequence TTGACACTAATCATTCTTGATGCGGGTCATGGACCCGATACACCCGGTAAACGAACACCTGATGGAAAGCTTCGGGAGTATCACTTTAATGCAGCAGTAGCTACACTTGTCAGCGAAATTTTAACGAAAGAAGGCCTGACAATCAAGTATACGCACGCAGCTACACGCGACGTACCTTTAAGTGAACGCACCGCTTCAGCTAATCGAATGAAGGCAGATGCATTTGTTTCCATCCATGCCAATGCATTTGGCACTGGCTGGCACTCAGCACAAGGGATTGAGACCTATATCTATCCACAAGCAAGCAAAAGCTCCGCAGTGCTCGCATCCACCGTACAAAAAGCCTTAATTTTCGCATGCCAGCGCCCCGATCGCGGTGTGAAGAAAGCAAACTTCGCCGTACTGCGCGACACAAATATGCCTGCAATTTTAGTCGAATGCGGCTTCATGTCGAACCAGACAGAAGCTGCGTTACTGCAAAGTAAAACCTATCAACGCCAATGCGCACGGGCTATCGCCTTTGGGATTTTGTGTTGGGAGTATGAGAGGTGA
- a CDS encoding DUF4097 family beta strand repeat-containing protein — MQNERIRILTMLEEGKITADEALKLLEAMGKESEKETAEESSSADAFFEDIRKEFVTAGDRFMQFMDTAVHRVKEFDFEAPFSKSVSFTHAESKSVEDIEEIIIHIDHGSVEIHPSDNEEITAKFSVKHFNTDSETSALNQFLEKLLFVKDGNKLRIGSDLKMLQVNLHLYVPTSVLYSKLSVRLLNGGCSLEGIDFKDLRIKTANGKIECADIKFDEAELETANGMVRLLKVTGEKLEAETLNGRVYVDGAVQDVDAKSLNGNVTLTTSSADAKRLEAKSISGSVEIYFPSSISVKGEITSNMGKLDLQLNDVSRVEEQEQFLHRTIRFSKTAEDETKEPLHVTGESKTGSVMVRYNSVDMI; from the coding sequence ATGCAAAATGAACGCATACGAATACTCACGATGCTCGAAGAAGGTAAAATCACAGCTGATGAGGCATTGAAATTACTAGAAGCCATGGGAAAAGAATCTGAAAAAGAAACAGCAGAAGAGAGCTCTTCTGCTGATGCTTTCTTCGAAGATATCCGTAAAGAATTCGTCACAGCAGGTGATCGCTTCATGCAGTTTATGGACACGGCGGTACACCGTGTGAAAGAATTCGATTTCGAAGCTCCATTCAGCAAATCTGTTTCCTTTACACATGCAGAAAGCAAATCTGTAGAAGATATTGAAGAAATCATCATTCATATCGATCACGGCTCTGTGGAAATTCATCCTTCAGACAATGAAGAAATTACGGCGAAGTTCTCTGTAAAGCATTTCAATACGGATTCTGAAACCAGCGCACTTAATCAGTTCCTTGAAAAGTTATTGTTCGTGAAAGACGGTAACAAACTGCGCATCGGCAGCGACTTGAAAATGCTGCAAGTCAATCTCCATCTATACGTTCCGACTTCAGTACTTTATAGTAAACTCTCTGTCCGTTTGTTGAATGGTGGCTGTTCATTGGAGGGCATCGATTTCAAAGATCTGCGCATCAAAACGGCGAATGGGAAAATCGAATGTGCGGATATTAAATTCGATGAAGCCGAGCTAGAAACAGCAAATGGTATGGTCCGTCTGTTAAAAGTTACTGGTGAAAAGCTAGAAGCCGAAACATTAAACGGTCGTGTCTATGTAGATGGCGCTGTACAAGATGTAGATGCAAAATCCTTAAACGGAAATGTGACGTTGACGACTTCATCTGCTGATGCAAAAAGATTGGAAGCGAAGTCAATTAGCGGTTCTGTTGAAATTTACTTCCCATCTTCTATAAGCGTTAAGGGAGAGATTACTTCCAACATGGGTAAGCTCGACTTGCAATTAAATGACGTGTCGCGTGTAGAAGAGCAAGAGCAATTCTTGCATCGTACGATCCGCTTCAGCAAAACTGCTGAAGACGAGACGAAAGAGCCGTTGCATGTAACTGGTGAGTCCAAGACAGGCTCAGTCATGGTTCGCTATAACTCTGTCGATATGATTTGA
- the uvrA gene encoding excinuclease ABC subunit UvrA, whose protein sequence is MKNTELVIQGARANNLRDITVKIPRDKLVVLTGLSGSGKSSLAFDTIYAEGQRRYVESLSAYARQFLGQMDKPDVDSIEGLSPAISIDQKTTSKNPRSTVGTVTEIYDYLRLLYARVGKPHCPYHGIEISTQTIQQMVDRVIQLPERTRIQILAPIISERKGTHAKLFEDIKKQGYVRVRVNGETIDLDDNIDLDKNKKHTIEIVIDRIVMKEGVETRLSDSLESALRLADGNVLVDVIGEEELFFSEHHACPICGFSIGELEPRMFSFNSPFGACPECDGLGMKLEVDPELVIPNNELTLKEHAIAPWEPTSSQYYPELLKTIAKHYKIPMDVPVSEIADSDIEKLMLGSKKEKIRFRYTNEFGNTRDSDIYFEGVLRNVERRYHETSSDYIREQMGKYMTEKACPSCTGYRLKPESLAVLVNGEHIGKITERSIVETTKFFDQLTLSEKDTQIADMILKEIQERLGFLVNVGLDYLNLSRSAGTLSGGEAQRIRLATQIGSRLTGVLYILDEPSIGLHQRDNDRLIGTLQSMRDIGNTLIVVEHDEDTMMAADYLIDIGPGAGVAGGEVVAAGTPAKVMKNKKSLTGQYLSGKKFIPLPTERRPRDERSIVVKGASENNLKHIDAEFPLGQFIAVTGVSGSGKSTLVNDILHKALAQKLNRSKQKPGKFESISGVEHLEKIIDIDQSPIGRTPRSNPATYTGVFDDIRDVFAMTNEAKVRGYKKGRFSFNVKGGRCEACRGDGIIKIEMHFLPDVYVPCEVCHGKRYNRETLEVRYKGKNIADVLEMTVEYAVVFFENIPKIHRKLQTIVDVGLGYVQLGQPATTLSGGEAQRVKLASELHKRSTGKSFYILDEPTTGLHVHDIAKLLEVLQRLVDGGNTVLVIEHNLDVIKTVDYIIDIGPEGGDKGGEIVATGTPEAIAEVEESYTGKYLKTILERDRNRMKEQINKVVKK, encoded by the coding sequence ATGAAAAATACAGAACTTGTAATCCAGGGAGCGAGAGCGAATAACCTGAGGGACATTACAGTGAAGATTCCCCGCGATAAGCTAGTTGTACTTACTGGCTTATCTGGCTCAGGAAAGTCTTCACTGGCATTTGATACGATTTACGCGGAAGGACAGCGCCGCTATGTGGAATCATTATCCGCATACGCGCGTCAATTCCTTGGACAGATGGATAAACCAGATGTGGATTCTATAGAAGGATTATCGCCGGCTATTTCCATCGACCAGAAGACAACAAGTAAAAATCCACGCTCTACTGTAGGAACGGTGACGGAAATCTACGACTACTTGCGTTTGCTATATGCAAGAGTCGGAAAACCTCATTGTCCGTATCATGGCATTGAAATCTCAACGCAGACGATACAGCAGATGGTAGACCGTGTAATTCAGTTGCCGGAGCGCACTAGAATTCAAATATTGGCGCCAATTATTTCTGAACGAAAAGGGACGCACGCCAAATTATTTGAAGACATTAAAAAACAAGGGTATGTGCGCGTACGGGTCAACGGTGAAACGATTGATTTAGACGACAATATAGATTTAGATAAAAATAAAAAGCATACGATTGAAATCGTCATTGATCGGATTGTCATGAAAGAAGGCGTTGAAACACGTTTAAGTGACTCATTAGAGTCCGCTTTACGTTTAGCTGACGGTAATGTTCTTGTCGATGTAATCGGTGAAGAAGAACTGTTTTTCAGCGAACATCATGCGTGTCCTATCTGTGGATTTTCTATAGGTGAACTAGAGCCGCGGATGTTTTCATTCAACAGTCCATTCGGCGCATGCCCTGAATGTGATGGGCTTGGCATGAAACTTGAAGTCGATCCAGAATTAGTCATTCCCAATAATGAACTAACGCTAAAAGAACACGCCATCGCCCCATGGGAACCAACGAGCTCTCAGTATTATCCGGAACTCCTGAAGACGATTGCCAAGCATTATAAAATTCCTATGGATGTACCAGTTAGTGAGATAGCTGATTCGGATATTGAAAAACTAATGCTAGGATCGAAAAAAGAGAAGATTCGTTTCCGCTATACAAATGAATTCGGTAATACTCGTGATAGCGATATTTATTTCGAAGGTGTTTTGCGCAACGTGGAACGTCGTTATCACGAGACATCTTCAGACTATATTCGTGAGCAGATGGGTAAATATATGACGGAAAAAGCCTGTCCTTCTTGCACAGGCTATCGCTTAAAGCCCGAATCACTTGCGGTATTAGTGAATGGCGAGCATATCGGGAAAATCACGGAACGCTCGATTGTTGAAACAACAAAATTCTTTGATCAATTGACCTTGTCTGAGAAAGACACACAAATTGCAGACATGATTCTAAAAGAAATCCAAGAACGTTTAGGCTTCTTGGTGAACGTCGGTCTCGACTATCTGAATTTATCTCGTTCAGCGGGGACATTGTCTGGCGGGGAAGCGCAACGGATTCGTCTAGCCACACAAATTGGATCTCGTTTGACGGGTGTCCTGTATATACTTGATGAGCCGTCAATCGGACTTCATCAGCGAGACAATGATCGATTAATTGGCACACTACAGAGCATGCGAGACATCGGAAATACGCTGATCGTTGTAGAACACGATGAAGACACGATGATGGCTGCTGATTATCTAATTGATATAGGTCCTGGTGCTGGTGTGGCAGGAGGAGAAGTAGTGGCTGCAGGTACTCCTGCGAAAGTCATGAAAAACAAAAAGTCGCTTACGGGTCAATATTTGAGCGGAAAGAAATTCATTCCACTTCCGACCGAACGTAGACCGCGTGATGAGCGAAGCATTGTCGTTAAAGGGGCTTCGGAGAACAACTTGAAGCATATTGATGCAGAATTCCCTCTCGGTCAATTTATTGCGGTGACTGGCGTTTCCGGTTCAGGCAAGAGTACGTTAGTCAATGACATTTTGCATAAAGCATTGGCTCAGAAATTGAATCGATCCAAACAAAAGCCAGGCAAATTCGAAAGTATCAGTGGTGTCGAACATTTAGAGAAGATTATCGATATCGATCAATCTCCAATCGGGCGAACACCGCGTTCTAACCCAGCCACGTATACAGGTGTCTTTGACGATATTCGCGATGTTTTTGCAATGACGAATGAAGCGAAAGTTCGCGGCTATAAAAAAGGTCGCTTCAGTTTCAACGTGAAGGGTGGACGGTGTGAAGCATGCCGTGGAGATGGAATCATCAAAATCGAAATGCACTTCCTTCCCGACGTATATGTGCCGTGTGAAGTATGTCATGGCAAGCGGTATAACCGTGAAACACTTGAAGTGAGATACAAAGGAAAGAACATTGCGGACGTACTTGAAATGACAGTAGAATATGCTGTGGTGTTTTTCGAGAATATCCCAAAGATTCACCGTAAATTGCAGACGATTGTAGATGTAGGCTTAGGGTATGTTCAATTAGGCCAACCAGCAACGACGCTGTCTGGTGGGGAAGCCCAGCGTGTGAAACTTGCTTCAGAATTGCATAAACGTTCCACAGGTAAATCATTTTATATTCTGGACGAGCCGACAACAGGTTTGCACGTACATGACATTGCCAAGCTACTCGAAGTTCTCCAACGTTTAGTAGATGGAGGAAACACCGTTCTCGTGATTGAGCACAATCTAGATGTTATTAAGACAGTCGATTATATTATCGATATCGGTCCGGAAGGTGGAGACAAAGGTGGAGAAATTGTTGCAACGGGAACACCGGAAGCAATAGCAGAAGTCGAAGAGTCTTACACTGGTAAATATTTAAAGACCATTCTAGAAAGAGATCGAAACCGGATGAAAGAACAAATCAATAAAGTAGTAAAGAAATAG
- the uvrB gene encoding excinuclease ABC subunit UvrB: MNETFQLQAPYTPQGDQPKAIDSLVNGIKEGKKHQTLLGATGTGKTFTVSNVLTEINKPTLVIAHNKTLAGQLYSEFKEFFPDNAVEYFVSFYDFYQPEAYVPQTDTFIEKDSSINDEIDKLRHSATSALFERNDVLIVASVSCIYGLGSPEEYNDMVFSLRKGMEIPRNQLLRTLVDIQYERNDINFTRGTFRVRGDVVEVFPVARDERCIRLEFFGDEIERIREVDALTGEVIGDRDHVAIFPGSHFVTREEKLLKAIENIEIELEEQLKYLRDHDKLLEAQRLEQRTRYDLEMMREMGFCSGIENYSRHLTLREAGATPYTLLDYFPDDFLIVVDESHVSLPQIRGMYNGDQARKKVLVEHGFRLPSALDNRPLMFEEFEKHIRQAMYISATPGPYEIEHTDEMIEQIIRPTGLLDPIIEVRPIEGQIDDLLDEIQLRIERDERVLITTLTKKMSEDLTDYLKDVGIKVQYLHSDVKTLERTEIIRELRIGTYDVLIGINLLREGIDIPEVSLVTILDADKEGFLRSERALIQTIGRAARNSDGRVIMYADKMTDSMKKAIDETERRREIQQAYNEKHGITPTTIVKPIRELIRATQVAEETESYLQKVTNGKKLSKDEKGLLLVKLEKEMKDAAKALDFERAAELRDTVLELKAER, translated from the coding sequence TTGAACGAAACATTTCAATTGCAGGCACCATATACGCCGCAAGGAGATCAGCCAAAAGCGATTGACAGCCTTGTTAACGGCATAAAAGAAGGCAAGAAACATCAGACATTACTCGGTGCAACAGGTACAGGTAAAACATTTACTGTTTCTAATGTACTGACAGAAATTAATAAACCTACACTGGTCATTGCCCACAATAAAACGTTGGCAGGCCAATTATATAGCGAGTTCAAAGAGTTTTTCCCAGATAATGCAGTAGAATACTTTGTCAGCTTCTATGACTTTTATCAGCCGGAAGCATATGTTCCGCAGACGGATACTTTTATTGAAAAGGATTCATCCATCAATGATGAAATTGATAAACTTCGCCACTCCGCAACGAGTGCATTATTTGAACGCAATGATGTATTGATTGTGGCATCTGTTTCGTGTATTTACGGTCTCGGTTCGCCAGAAGAATACAATGACATGGTTTTTTCATTACGCAAAGGGATGGAAATACCGCGTAATCAATTATTGCGCACGCTAGTGGACATTCAGTATGAACGCAATGACATCAATTTCACGCGTGGTACATTCCGTGTTAGAGGCGATGTAGTCGAAGTCTTCCCGGTGGCACGTGACGAGCGTTGTATACGTCTCGAATTCTTCGGTGATGAAATCGAACGGATCCGTGAAGTGGATGCGTTAACAGGTGAAGTCATCGGTGATCGTGATCACGTAGCCATATTCCCAGGATCTCACTTCGTCACACGCGAAGAAAAGTTACTTAAAGCAATTGAAAATATTGAGATTGAGTTGGAAGAACAGCTTAAATATTTACGTGATCACGATAAATTACTGGAAGCGCAGCGCTTAGAACAACGCACGCGCTACGACTTGGAAATGATGCGAGAGATGGGTTTCTGTTCCGGTATTGAGAACTATTCCAGACATTTGACGTTGCGTGAAGCAGGTGCAACACCTTATACGTTGCTGGATTATTTCCCAGATGACTTTTTAATCGTTGTAGATGAGAGTCATGTATCCTTGCCACAAATTCGCGGTATGTACAATGGAGACCAAGCACGTAAAAAGGTATTGGTGGAACATGGCTTCCGCTTGCCGTCCGCATTGGATAACCGCCCGTTAATGTTTGAAGAATTCGAAAAGCATATTCGTCAGGCGATGTATATTTCTGCAACGCCAGGACCTTATGAAATTGAGCATACAGATGAAATGATAGAACAGATCATACGTCCCACAGGATTACTTGATCCAATCATTGAAGTGCGTCCGATTGAAGGGCAAATTGATGATTTATTGGATGAAATTCAACTTCGAATCGAGCGAGATGAACGTGTCTTGATTACGACTTTGACGAAAAAAATGTCCGAAGACTTAACGGATTATTTAAAAGATGTTGGAATTAAAGTTCAATATTTACATTCCGACGTCAAGACATTAGAGCGGACAGAAATTATTCGGGAATTGCGTATTGGCACATATGACGTACTGATCGGAATCAACTTACTGCGTGAAGGGATCGACATACCGGAAGTTTCATTGGTCACAATTTTGGATGCAGATAAAGAAGGTTTCTTGCGTTCGGAACGTGCGTTAATCCAGACAATTGGACGTGCAGCACGTAACTCGGATGGACGCGTTATCATGTACGCGGATAAAATGACAGACTCTATGAAGAAAGCGATCGATGAAACGGAACGTCGTCGTGAAATTCAACAAGCTTATAATGAGAAACATGGCATCACACCCACAACGATCGTCAAACCGATACGTGAATTGATCCGTGCTACTCAAGTGGCTGAAGAAACGGAATCGTATTTGCAAAAGGTGACCAACGGCAAGAAGCTATCGAAAGACGAGAAAGGCTTATTGCTAGTGAAGTTGGAAAAAGAAATGAAAGACGCAGCAAAGGCTTTGGACTTCGAAAGAGCTGCAGAATTACGCGATACCGTACTAGAACTGAAAGCAGAAAGGTAG
- a CDS encoding IDEAL domain-containing protein: MNNNNSYAEFLKAVGNNSTSLQAEKLLNEIYWDLFLQHIHWEQTQSRIMLLIDDALDQNDKEAFDLYTQQLLDISQEHGYKLKTK, translated from the coding sequence ATGAATAATAACAACTCATATGCTGAATTTTTGAAAGCGGTAGGTAACAATAGCACTTCTCTCCAAGCGGAAAAGCTGCTGAACGAAATCTATTGGGATCTGTTTCTACAACACATTCATTGGGAACAAACACAATCGCGAATCATGTTGTTGATTGACGATGCGCTAGATCAAAATGACAAAGAAGCATTCGACCTGTATACACAGCAATTACTAGACATTTCACAAGAACATGGATACAAACTTAAAACAAAATAA